TTACCTGTAGAAGCACATATCGTAGCCTTAACCCCCTTTTCAACAGCCTTTGATATCGCAACCGTCATCCCTCTGTCCTTAAAAGAGCCCGTTGGGTTAAGCCCCTCATACTTTATGAAAAGGTCAATACCTAACTCTTTCCCAAGATTAACAGCCCTTATGAGTGGAGTATTACCCTCAAGAAGAGTTATAACCGGTGTTTTATCAGTTATCACGTCTATTAAATCCCTATAGTGGTTGATTATACCATTCCAGAACATGCCTGAATCATTATAAGCACTTCAGTTGGTAGATTTACAAATTTATCAAATAATATATATAATAACAAAACACCAAGTTTGAATGTCTTAAAACTCCACCTAATCTACTAGACTTAACACTTTCAGTCATTCCAAAAACTCCCTGAAATATCCTCTGATTTTTTTTGATAAGTTCAATAGATGTCATTTATTCTAAACACAAACTTATAGGAGTAGCCATAATATGGTTTTAAGAAACATAAGCAAGGTTCTAAAACCTTATCTGATATATGTTTTGAACAACACTAGGGTATTCTTAAGAAAAATTCTAATCATAATACCTCTAATATTCATAATTATTGTCCAACTGCTATGGGTTATATCTGATGATTCTACGCCTCAATGGGATGAAGCAAGACACACTCTAAATTCAATAAGAATTCTTGATGTTATTAGGAATCCCGGTGAGAATTCAATAATAGATGGGATATTACTATTTTACGACTTTTATACACACCTATGCTATGTAGTTGCATCAATGTTTCACATTATATTTGGAGTTTCTTACGATAGTGCAACCTTCTCAATCTTGTTTCTTTGGATACCTTTGCTTTACTTCTCTGTCTATGGAATAGCTAAAATACTGTTTAATAGAGACAAGTTTAGAGCAGTATTGTCAGCATTTGTTACAACCTCTCTTCCAGTTGTAATAGGTTACAGTAAGGTGTTTTACCTAGATGTTCCTATGGCTTCTGCAGTTGCCTTTGCGTTCTACATAATCTTAA
The nucleotide sequence above comes from Spirochaetota bacterium. Encoded proteins:
- a CDS encoding pyridoxal-phosphate dependent enzyme, whose translation is MFWNGIINHYRDLIDVITDKTPVITLLEGNTPLIRAVNLGKELGIDLFIKYEGLNPTGSFKDRGMTVAISKAVEKGVKATICASTG